A region of the Trichocoleus desertorum ATA4-8-CV12 genome:
TGCAAGGTTTCTGCCCGAATCACTCTTGCCAAGCCTGTCCAGTGGGTTAACGCAACCGCAATGATCACGCCCGTCGTTCCTCCACCCATCGCAAAGGCAATCATGATCAGCAATACCAAATGGGGCAGACTGAAAAATACATCAATAATCCAGGTAATGACCGCATCAACTTTGCCACCAAACGTGCCTGAGATCAGCCCCAATCCTGTTCCAATCACAGCACTAAAACTGGCAGCTAATAACCCGACTCGCACACTTAATGACATGCCATGCAGCGATCGCATTAACATATCGCGCCCCAACCAATCTGTCCCAAACCAATGGGCAAAAGAAGGGGATTGATTGCGTTGAGTTAATACAGGATTTAATCCACTGTCACTCAGTAAGCTGCTGCTCAGAATGATTGTGAGTAGAAAAAGAGAACAAAGGGCGATCGCCAACAGTGTTTTTTGGCGACGATTAATGCGAAGACGCGATCGGATTTGAGGACGAGAGAGAGTAGGAGAAGACATAAACTAGTTAGCTCAATCGAATCCGAGGATCAATAATTTGATACGTGAGATCGGCGATCGTGTTTCCGGTGTAAACAAAAATGGCACTAAAAAAGACAATTCCAATTAATAGCGGTATATCACTGCGGAGTGCCGCTTCAACCGTTGCTTCTCCTAATCCTGGGTAGGCAAAAACTTGTTCTACTAACACCGATCCACCAAATAACTCACTCAGTGATGCAAACTGGAGCGTAATCGCAGGGAGAATCACATTCCGTAAACCATGATGGCGAACAATGCCAACCAAACTTTCGCCCTGCGCTCGTGCAAACAACACATAATCACTGTTCAACACCTCAATCAACTTCTGTCGAGTGTGGAGCGTAATATTGGCAACCCCAATAATGCTTAACGTTAAAGCAGGTAGAAGGATGTGATGGAGTCGTTGCCAGAGTGTGACATCCTGTGCCAAAACGCCAGGAGGAGCCGCACAACAAATCGGGGCTACTTTAAGCTGCACCGCGAAGATAATCAGCAGCAATAAAGCAACCCAAAATGTTGGCGAAGAAGCCAGGGTGTACGCATAAAACCGAATGATGCGATCGCCCCAAGA
Encoded here:
- a CDS encoding ABC transporter permease, with protein sequence MSSPTLSRPQIRSRLRINRRQKTLLAIALCSLFLLTIILSSSLLSDSGLNPVLTQRNQSPSFAHWFGTDWLGRDMLMRSLHGMSLSVRVGLLAASFSAVIGTGLGLISGTFGGKVDAVITWIIDVFFSLPHLVLLIMIAFAMGGGTTGVIIAVALTHWTGLARVIRAETLQVNSSDYVQLSHKLGKSPLWIARHHIFPHVIPQLLVGLILLFPHAILHEAALSFIGIGLSPHTPAIGIILAESMRHLSTGYWWLGVMPGLLLLMTVKAFDTLGENVRALIDPKTSQG
- a CDS encoding ABC transporter permease, translated to MDMQLTGIASFMVRKLIRLVLLLIAVSVFSFVLVSLSPVDPVNAYVGADMLQIGSEQRELIAQRWGLDEPMTTRFFLWLQQFVSGNLGTSMIFNQPVSTVIANRFQASLQMLAIAWLLSGFLGLTLGIIAGAKERSWGDRIIRFYAYTLASSPTFWVALLLLIIFAVQLKVAPICCAAPPGVLAQDVTLWQRLHHILLPALTLSIIGVANITLHTRQKLIEVLNSDYVLFARAQGESLVGIVRHHGLRNVILPAITLQFASLSELFGGSVLVEQVFAYPGLGEATVEAALRSDIPLLIGIVFFSAIFVYTGNTIADLTYQIIDPRIRLS